One window of the Clostridium sp. MB40-C1 genome contains the following:
- the rpmH gene encoding 50S ribosomal protein L34, translating to MKMTYQPKKRQRKREHGFRKRMRTLSGRNILRRRRQKGRKSLTA from the coding sequence ATGAAGATGACTTATCAACCAAAAAAGAGACAAAGAAAAAGAGAACATGGCTTCAGAAAAAGAATGAGAACTTTATCAGGTAGAAATATTCTTAGAAGAAGAAGACAAAAAGGAAGAAAAAGTTTGACAGCATAA
- the rnpA gene encoding ribonuclease P protein component, translating into MKKEERIRKNLEFRRVYKRGKSYSNQLLVLYIYKNYKNANINRVGISVSKKVGNSVVRSRVKRLISEGYRLNCNDLKTGYDLVFIARNTSKDKTYQEVEKSIIKLLRKAGLQV; encoded by the coding sequence ATGAAAAAAGAAGAAAGAATAAGAAAAAATTTAGAGTTCCGAAGAGTATACAAAAGAGGTAAATCATATTCTAATCAATTATTAGTACTATATATATACAAAAATTATAAAAATGCAAATATCAATCGAGTTGGAATATCCGTTAGTAAAAAAGTAGGGAATAGTGTAGTTAGAAGTAGAGTTAAGAGATTGATAAGTGAAGGATATAGATTGAATTGTAATGATTTAAAAACAGGTTATGATTTAGTTTTTATTGCTAGAAATACTTCGAAAGACAAAACATATCAAGAAGTAGAAAAATCGATAATAAAGTTGCTTAGAAAAGCAGGTTTACAGGTTTAA
- the yidD gene encoding membrane protein insertion efficiency factor YidD, producing the protein MKKILIYIIKFYRRYISPMKRPCCKFYPTCSQYALEAIQKYGVLKGGIMSIKRILRCNPFNKGGYDPVK; encoded by the coding sequence ATGAAAAAAATACTTATTTATATAATAAAATTTTATAGAAGATATATTTCGCCTATGAAAAGACCATGTTGTAAGTTCTATCCAACATGTTCTCAATATGCTTTGGAGGCTATACAAAAATATGGGGTTTTAAAAGGTGGTATTATGTCTATAAAGAGAATACTGAGATGTAATCCATTTAATAAAGGTGGATATGATCCTGTTAAATAG
- a CDS encoding membrane protein insertase YidC, with protein MKWLNNALIKFFNVIQNAVHSLIPNPNFSYGLSIILVTIIIRLILFPLNYKQIKSTVKMNELQPQLKKIQERYKNDPQRQQQEVMKAYKENGVNPVGGCLPLLLQWPILIALYWVFMNLPGINGVGFLWIKDLSMSASMADKTSLILPLLSGATTYLSTNLVASKSSDNPQAKQMGTMNIFMSIFMTWMSFRFTAALVLYWVTNNLFQIAQTVVTKNMELKKKTKEAI; from the coding sequence ATTAAGTGGCTAAATAATGCATTAATTAAATTTTTCAATGTAATACAAAATGCAGTACATTCTCTAATTCCAAATCCTAATTTTTCTTATGGGCTGTCTATAATTTTAGTTACCATAATTATTAGATTAATATTATTTCCATTAAATTATAAGCAAATAAAGTCTACAGTTAAAATGAATGAGCTTCAACCACAATTGAAGAAGATTCAAGAAAGATATAAAAATGACCCGCAGAGACAGCAACAAGAAGTAATGAAAGCTTATAAGGAAAATGGAGTTAATCCAGTAGGGGGATGTTTACCTCTATTACTTCAATGGCCAATACTTATAGCATTATATTGGGTGTTTATGAATTTACCTGGTATAAATGGAGTTGGTTTCTTATGGATTAAGGATTTATCAATGTCTGCAAGTATGGCAGATAAAACATCTTTAATTTTACCATTGTTATCAGGAGCTACAACTTATTTATCAACAAATTTAGTTGCTTCTAAAAGTTCTGATAATCCACAAGCAAAACAAATGGGTACTATGAACATATTTATGTCTATTTTTATGACATGGATGAGTTTTAGATTTACAGCAGCATTAGTATTATATTGGGTAACAAACAACTTGTTCCAAATAGCTCAAACTGTTGTAACTAAAAATATGGAGCTAAAGAAAAAGACTAAGGAAGCAATATAA
- the jag gene encoding RNA-binding cell elongation regulator Jag/EloR yields the protein MNFIEMNGKTIEEAIQKALQALKATEDEVDIEIIDEGSKGLFKIFRGKEAKVKVTVKKNYKDEAKDFLRKILNTMGILAEIKVNEENDVLKINLIGPNMGLIIGHRGETLDSLQYLVNLAVNKNNEGKYKKVTLDTENYRSKREETLKKLAGKMAYKVRKTNKPIKLEPMNPYERRIIHSALQNDFSIVTYSEGDEPYRRVVIDLKKKA from the coding sequence ATGAATTTTATAGAAATGAATGGTAAAACAATAGAAGAAGCTATTCAAAAAGCTTTACAAGCTTTAAAAGCTACGGAAGATGAAGTAGATATTGAAATAATAGATGAAGGTAGTAAAGGTTTATTTAAAATATTTAGAGGTAAAGAAGCAAAGGTAAAAGTTACTGTAAAGAAAAACTACAAAGATGAGGCTAAAGATTTTTTAAGAAAAATTTTGAATACAATGGGAATATTAGCAGAGATAAAAGTTAATGAAGAAAACGATGTACTTAAAATTAATCTTATAGGTCCTAACATGGGATTAATAATAGGACATAGGGGAGAAACTTTAGACTCTTTACAGTATCTAGTTAATTTAGCAGTAAACAAAAATAATGAAGGCAAATATAAAAAAGTTACCTTAGATACTGAAAATTATAGATCTAAAAGAGAAGAGACATTAAAAAAACTTGCAGGAAAGATGGCTTATAAGGTTAGAAAAACTAATAAACCTATAAAGTTAGAACCGATGAATCCTTATGAAAGAAGGATTATCCATTCGGCTCTTCAAAATGATTTCTCTATAGTTACATATAGCGAAGGTGATGAGCCTTACAGAAGAGTTGTTATTGATTTGAAAAAGAAAGCCTAA
- the mnmE gene encoding tRNA uridine-5-carboxymethylaminomethyl(34) synthesis GTPase MnmE has protein sequence MREFDTITAVATNLGESGVSIIRVSGDKALKIVSSIFQGKNDRKLDDIKTYTMRYGYIVDKDTEERLDEVIVSFMKGPKSFTAEDTVEINCHGGVTVTKRILEEVVKAGARLAEPGEFTKRAFLNGRIDLSQAEAVIDIINAKTELSMKSALEQSEGKISREISKMRDKLLEIIAHIEATVDYPEDDLEEVTADKASGDLTKLLKEIDELLGSADEGKIIREGLNTVIVGKPNVGKSSLLNTLLMETRAIVTDVPGTTRDVIEEFINIDGIPVKVIDTAGIRETEDIVEKIGVEKSIEKIEKADLIVLVLDTSRELDEEDKEIIEFIKEKKYIVLLNKTDLNGKIDKDYIERLNSDYVIEISAKTGKGIEKFKGAIKELFFSGKITAKDVMITNTRHKEALIKGKESLNAARDVLNNTFAIDLASIDIRNAWKNLGEITGDTVEEDIIDKIFSKFCLGK, from the coding sequence ATGAGAGAGTTTGATACCATTACTGCTGTTGCTACTAACTTAGGAGAAAGCGGAGTTTCTATAATAAGGGTTTCTGGTGATAAAGCTCTAAAAATAGTAAGTAGCATCTTTCAAGGTAAAAACGATAGGAAATTAGATGATATAAAAACTTATACAATGAGATATGGTTATATTGTTGATAAAGATACCGAGGAGCGATTAGATGAAGTAATAGTTAGTTTTATGAAAGGACCGAAAAGTTTTACCGCTGAGGATACTGTTGAAATAAATTGCCATGGTGGAGTTACTGTAACTAAAAGAATTCTTGAAGAAGTAGTTAAGGCCGGTGCAAGGCTAGCAGAACCTGGAGAGTTTACTAAAAGAGCTTTTTTAAATGGAAGAATTGATTTATCACAAGCAGAAGCGGTTATTGATATAATAAATGCGAAGACAGAACTTAGTATGAAATCAGCTTTAGAGCAGTCTGAAGGTAAAATTTCCAGGGAAATAAGCAAAATGAGAGATAAACTACTAGAAATTATTGCTCATATTGAAGCTACCGTAGATTATCCAGAGGATGATTTAGAGGAAGTTACAGCAGATAAAGCTAGTGGAGATTTAACTAAATTATTAAAAGAAATAGATGAATTATTAGGAAGTGCTGATGAGGGTAAGATTATAAGAGAAGGATTAAATACTGTTATAGTAGGCAAACCAAATGTGGGAAAATCATCTTTATTAAACACGCTTCTTATGGAAACGAGAGCTATAGTTACAGATGTACCAGGTACTACAAGAGATGTTATAGAGGAATTTATAAACATAGATGGTATACCTGTCAAAGTAATAGATACAGCAGGTATTAGAGAAACAGAGGATATAGTAGAAAAAATAGGTGTAGAAAAGTCTATAGAAAAGATAGAGAAAGCAGATCTTATAGTGTTAGTATTGGATACTAGTAGAGAATTAGATGAAGAGGATAAGGAAATAATAGAATTTATTAAAGAAAAAAAATACATTGTACTATTAAATAAAACAGATTTAAATGGTAAAATAGATAAGGATTATATAGAAAGATTAAACTCTGATTATGTTATAGAAATTTCAGCAAAAACAGGAAAAGGCATAGAAAAATTCAAGGGTGCTATTAAGGAATTATTTTTCAGTGGTAAGATCACAGCGAAGGATGTTATGATAACTAACACAAGACATAAAGAAGCTTTAATTAAGGGAAAAGAGAGTTTAAATGCTGCTAGGGATGTTTTAAATAACACTTTTGCTATTGATCTTGCTTCTATTGATATTAGAAATGCTTGGAAAAATTTAGGTGAAATAACAGGAGATACTGTTGAAGAGGATATAATCGACAAAATATTTTCTAAGTTTTGTTTAGGAAAGTAA
- the mnmG gene encoding tRNA uridine-5-carboxymethylaminomethyl(34) synthesis enzyme MnmG, whose product MSYFAGEYDVVVIGAGHAGCEAGLAAARLGMKTLVCATDLASVAMMACNPNIGGTAKGHLVRELDALGGEMGINIDNSYIQSRMLNTSKGPAVHSLRAQADKEKYSKRMKHVLETTENVYLRQAEIIKIDIEDKKVKGVLTKNGAYYNAKTIILATGTYLKSRIIIGDVNYEGGPSGLSGANFLSESLIENGIRLKRFKTGTPSRINRRSVDFSKMEEQSGDERIIPFSFISENIDRDQISCYLTYTNDDTKNVVLENIHRSPLYNGSIKSVGPRYCPSFEDKIMRFPEKDRHQLFIEPEGENTEEMYVGGMSSSLPEEVQIKMIRTVPGLENVEVMRTAYAIEYDCIDPTQLKLSLEFKEIDGLFSAGQANGSSGYEEAAAQGLITGINAAQKIKGKSPLILKRSDAYIGVLIDDLVTKGTNEPYRMMTSRSEYRLLLRQDNADLRLTELGYKVGLVSEERYNRFLKRKNAIENEIERIKNLKITNKREVNEILEKLETTPLKKPISFYELIKRPELNYFITSEFDVNRPDLPYDVQEQVNITSKYEGYIQKQLEQVAQFKKMENKLIPSEFDYNTVKGLRIEAIQKLEKMRPVNIGQASRISGVSPADISVLLIFLEQYNRRVTNKEE is encoded by the coding sequence ATGAGTTATTTTGCAGGTGAATATGATGTTGTTGTAATTGGAGCAGGTCACGCAGGATGTGAAGCTGGCCTTGCTGCTGCTAGGTTAGGAATGAAAACATTGGTATGTGCTACAGATTTGGCTAGTGTTGCAATGATGGCTTGTAATCCTAACATAGGAGGAACTGCTAAAGGTCATTTAGTAAGGGAATTAGATGCTTTAGGTGGGGAAATGGGTATAAATATTGATAATAGCTATATTCAGTCTAGAATGCTTAATACATCTAAAGGACCTGCTGTGCACTCACTTCGTGCACAAGCAGATAAAGAGAAATATTCAAAAAGAATGAAGCATGTTTTAGAGACAACAGAAAATGTTTATTTAAGACAGGCAGAAATAATAAAGATAGATATCGAAGATAAGAAAGTAAAAGGTGTACTTACAAAAAATGGAGCTTATTACAATGCTAAAACTATAATATTAGCAACAGGTACTTATTTAAAATCTAGAATAATTATTGGGGATGTTAATTATGAAGGAGGACCAAGTGGACTTTCTGGTGCAAATTTTTTATCAGAAAGTTTAATTGAAAATGGAATCAGGTTAAAAAGATTTAAAACCGGAACTCCATCTAGAATTAATAGAAGATCTGTAGATTTTTCTAAAATGGAAGAACAGAGTGGAGATGAAAGAATCATACCATTTTCTTTTATAAGTGAAAATATAGATAGAGATCAAATTTCTTGTTATTTAACTTATACAAATGATGATACTAAAAATGTAGTTCTTGAAAATATACATAGATCACCATTATATAATGGTTCAATAAAAAGTGTTGGACCAAGATATTGTCCATCTTTTGAAGATAAAATAATGAGATTTCCAGAAAAGGATAGACATCAGCTTTTCATTGAACCAGAAGGTGAAAACACAGAAGAAATGTATGTTGGAGGGATGTCTAGTTCCTTACCAGAAGAGGTTCAAATTAAAATGATCAGAACAGTTCCAGGCCTTGAGAATGTTGAGGTGATGAGAACAGCTTATGCAATAGAATATGATTGTATAGATCCTACTCAATTAAAACTTTCTTTAGAGTTTAAAGAAATAGATGGATTATTCTCAGCAGGGCAGGCAAATGGAAGTTCTGGATATGAAGAAGCAGCAGCTCAAGGCTTAATAACTGGTATTAATGCAGCTCAAAAGATAAAAGGAAAATCTCCTTTAATTTTAAAGAGGTCCGACGCTTACATAGGTGTACTAATAGATGATTTAGTAACAAAAGGTACAAATGAACCTTATAGAATGATGACTTCTCGTTCAGAATATAGATTACTTTTAAGACAGGATAATGCAGATTTAAGATTAACAGAGCTTGGGTATAAGGTTGGATTAGTTAGTGAAGAAAGATATAATAGATTTTTAAAAAGAAAAAATGCTATAGAAAATGAAATAGAAAGAATTAAGAATTTAAAAATAACTAATAAAAGAGAAGTAAATGAAATTTTAGAAAAACTAGAAACAACTCCATTAAAAAAGCCAATAAGTTTTTATGAATTAATTAAAAGGCCAGAACTAAATTACTTTATTACCTCAGAATTTGATGTTAATAGACCGGATTTACCATATGATGTGCAAGAACAAGTTAATATAACATCAAAGTATGAGGGATACATTCAAAAACAATTAGAACAAGTAGCTCAATTTAAAAAGATGGAAAATAAGTTAATACCTAGTGAATTTGATTATAATACAGTAAAAGGTCTTAGAATTGAAGCTATACAAAAACTAGAAAAAATGAGACCTGTAAATATTGGTCAGGCATCTAGAATTTCAGGAGTTTCACCTGCGGATATTTCTGTTCTTCTAATATTTCTTGAACAATATAATAGAAGGGTTACTAATAAGGAGGAATAA
- the rsmG gene encoding 16S rRNA (guanine(527)-N(7))-methyltransferase RsmG, giving the protein MSDNRIYYDILETACNSLGLELDEEKYNQFIQYKDLLKEWNEKVNLTAIKEDEEIIKKHFIDSMKIFQFHPLKNSKKIIDIGTGGGFPGIPMKIIRPDIDIVLLDSLRKRINVLDDILYKIGIDDVITMHGRAEEYGVREEHREQYDAVVSRAVANLAVLSEFCIPYVKVGGYFVAMKGPSVDEEIENAKKAVSILGGKIEGIIEVDIEGSDLNHNLVIVKKVKNTPRKYPRKAGMITKNPLG; this is encoded by the coding sequence TTGAGTGATAATAGAATATATTATGATATATTAGAAACTGCTTGTAATAGTTTAGGTCTTGAGCTAGATGAAGAAAAATATAATCAATTCATTCAGTATAAAGACTTATTAAAAGAATGGAATGAAAAGGTAAATCTTACTGCTATAAAGGAAGATGAAGAAATAATAAAAAAGCATTTTATTGATTCTATGAAGATTTTTCAATTTCATCCATTAAAAAATTCAAAGAAGATTATTGACATAGGTACTGGAGGGGGGTTCCCAGGTATACCTATGAAAATAATAAGGCCAGATATAGATATAGTTCTTCTTGATTCTTTAAGAAAAAGGATAAATGTTTTAGATGATATACTATATAAGATTGGAATAGATGATGTTATTACTATGCATGGAAGAGCTGAAGAGTATGGTGTAAGAGAGGAACATAGGGAACAATACGATGCTGTTGTTTCAAGAGCTGTAGCAAACTTGGCTGTCCTTAGTGAATTTTGTATTCCTTATGTTAAAGTTGGAGGATATTTTGTTGCTATGAAGGGTCCTTCAGTAGATGAAGAAATTGAAAATGCGAAAAAAGCAGTTTCAATTTTAGGAGGAAAAATTGAAGGTATTATAGAAGTTGATATAGAAGGTAGCGATTTAAATCACAATTTAGTGATAGTAAAGAAAGTGAAAAATACTCCTAGGAAATATCCAAGAAAAGCAGGTATGATTACAAAAAATCCTTTAGGATAG
- the noc gene encoding nucleoid occlusion protein — translation MEKDIKYISTDLIIPNTYQPRTYFDDSTIEELAQSIEAYGIIQPLSVRKISESEYELVAGERRLRAAKKLNLKEVPAIVIDINDRDSAAIALLENLQREDLNYLEESQAYYNLIKKHNYTQEQLANLIGKKQSTIANKVRLLKLDESIRKMLLENKLTERHARALLKIPTIKIQKKILNSVIKKSLNVKQTEELVKKELSKINGEEIASDGKKKIKGIFSPRVYMNTVKQVFDKYGIEATYRTKDMEDKIQVTITIPKK, via the coding sequence ATGGAAAAGGATATTAAATACATATCTACTGATTTAATTATTCCAAATACTTATCAACCAAGAACGTATTTTGATGATAGTACTATTGAGGAACTCGCTCAGTCAATAGAGGCATATGGTATAATTCAGCCTCTTTCTGTAAGAAAAATAAGTGAATCAGAATATGAACTTGTTGCTGGAGAAAGAAGGCTGAGAGCCGCTAAAAAATTAAATTTGAAAGAAGTTCCTGCTATTGTTATAGATATAAATGACAGAGATTCAGCCGCTATAGCTTTACTGGAAAATTTGCAAAGGGAAGATTTAAATTATCTAGAAGAGAGTCAGGCATATTACAATCTTATAAAGAAACATAATTATACTCAAGAGCAATTAGCAAATCTTATTGGAAAAAAACAATCAACTATAGCTAACAAGGTTAGACTCTTAAAATTAGATGAAAGCATTAGAAAAATGTTATTAGAAAATAAATTAACGGAAAGACATGCAAGAGCATTACTTAAAATTCCTACTATTAAAATACAAAAGAAAATTTTAAATAGTGTTATAAAAAAATCATTAAATGTTAAACAAACAGAAGAATTAGTAAAAAAAGAGTTATCTAAGATAAACGGAGAAGAAATAGCTTCTGATGGCAAGAAAAAAATCAAAGGAATATTTAGTCCAAGAGTATATATGAATACTGTAAAACAAGTATTCGATAAATATGGAATAGAGGCAACATATAGGACAAAAGATATGGAAGATAAGATTCAAGTTACAATAACTATACCTAAAAAATAA
- a CDS encoding MBL fold metallo-hydrolase: MEFKIIGSGGCTALPKPLCQCNICKEARKKGKPYSRFGCSLYLEDLRLLVDTPEDIVQSLNYANIEQVNIVLFSHMDPDHTLGMRVFEQLRLNWLEVSLGKECSSPITVLALKNVMEDLNSIHSKYGSYLDYYENIRFLIKRKIVKDFIYLDDIKLTFISAGYSTIFVFEENNKKVIYAPCDVKPFPQNDIFKNADIMIIGNTVVGETLKNNFTLKEDNPLNNELFSIKEIKELKDQFNIKKIIITHLEEDWGKSYDDYLNLERQYTNICFAYDGMKIII, encoded by the coding sequence ATGGAATTCAAAATAATAGGTAGTGGTGGATGTACTGCTTTACCTAAACCATTATGTCAATGTAACATTTGTAAAGAAGCACGAAAAAAAGGTAAGCCTTATTCAAGATTTGGATGTAGTTTATATCTAGAAGATTTAAGATTATTAGTTGATACACCTGAGGATATAGTACAATCATTAAATTATGCTAATATAGAACAAGTTAATATAGTTTTATTTAGTCATATGGATCCTGATCATACTCTTGGTATGAGAGTTTTTGAACAATTACGTCTTAATTGGCTTGAAGTATCACTAGGAAAAGAATGTAGTAGTCCTATAACAGTATTAGCTTTGAAAAATGTTATGGAAGATTTAAATTCTATACATTCCAAATATGGTTCTTATTTAGATTATTACGAAAATATAAGATTTTTAATAAAAAGAAAGATAGTTAAAGATTTTATTTATTTAGATGATATAAAATTAACTTTCATTAGTGCTGGTTATTCAACTATATTTGTTTTTGAAGAAAATAATAAAAAAGTTATTTATGCTCCATGTGACGTAAAACCATTTCCACAAAATGATATTTTTAAAAATGCAGATATCATGATTATAGGAAATACAGTGGTTGGAGAAACTCTAAAAAATAATTTTACTTTAAAAGAAGATAATCCTCTTAATAATGAATTATTTAGTATAAAAGAAATCAAAGAATTGAAAGATCAATTTAATATAAAAAAAATAATTATAACTCATCTTGAAGAAGACTGGGGAAAATCTTATGATGATTATTTAAATTTAGAAAGGCAATATACAAATATTTGTTTTGCTTATGATGGAATGAAAATTATTATATAA
- a CDS encoding ParA family protein, which translates to MKIICVFNQKGGVGKTTTNINLCANLALNGHKVLSIDIDPQGNTTSGLGIDKNKIQYSIYDVLATKTPLKEAIIESELINNFFIVPSNIELAGAEVELINKENRESILKNKIKKLDKEFEYIFIDCPPSLGFLTINALSVADSVLIPIQCEFYALEGVGQLVNTIQLVKKSLNKDLEVEGVILSMYDNRTKLCSEVANEVSKYFNDKVYKTKIPRNIRLAEAPSFGLPIMLYDDKCKGAAAYEKLAKEFLKRQGSDK; encoded by the coding sequence ATGAAAATTATATGTGTTTTTAATCAAAAAGGGGGAGTAGGCAAGACTACTACAAATATAAATTTATGTGCTAATTTAGCCTTAAATGGACATAAAGTTTTGTCAATTGACATAGATCCTCAGGGGAATACAACAAGTGGACTTGGAATTGATAAAAATAAAATACAATATTCTATATATGATGTTTTAGCAACAAAGACTCCACTAAAAGAAGCAATTATAGAAAGTGAGCTCATAAATAACTTTTTTATAGTTCCATCTAATATAGAATTAGCAGGAGCAGAAGTTGAACTTATAAATAAAGAGAATAGAGAAAGTATATTAAAAAACAAAATAAAGAAATTAGACAAAGAATTCGAATATATATTTATAGATTGTCCTCCATCCTTAGGATTTCTTACTATCAATGCTTTAAGTGTAGCTGATTCTGTTTTAATTCCTATACAATGTGAATTTTATGCCTTAGAAGGAGTTGGACAACTAGTAAATACAATACAACTTGTTAAAAAGTCATTAAATAAAGATTTAGAAGTAGAAGGCGTAATTTTAAGTATGTATGATAATAGAACCAAATTGTGCAGTGAAGTAGCTAATGAGGTAAGTAAGTATTTTAATGATAAAGTATATAAAACCAAAATCCCTAGAAATATTAGACTAGCTGAAGCACCAAGTTTTGGTCTCCCAATAATGCTTTACGATGATAAGTGTAAAGGAGCTGCAGCATATGAAAAATTAGCTAAGGAATTTTTAAAAAGACAAGGAAGTGATAAATAA
- a CDS encoding ParB/RepB/Spo0J family partition protein — MAKKYGLGKGLGALIPEEKGENNSTLKIDINLIKANEEQPRKNFDEEKIMQLAESIKEHGIIQPLVLKKEGNIYAIIAGERRWRAAKIAGLKELPCVILELSEKEVLEVSLIENIQREDLNPIEEALAYRKLIDEFKLTQEELSKRIGKSRTAISNCMRLLNLDSRVQQYLIEGIISEGHGRALLGIENKEMQYKLAQTIIDEELSVRETESLIKNLGKKNKSTKKNINKNNPYYNDVKSKLEHLFHTKVILRDNGNNKGKIQIEYYSEEDLQRILDVLNLESIS; from the coding sequence ATGGCTAAGAAATATGGGTTAGGAAAAGGATTAGGAGCTTTAATACCGGAAGAAAAAGGAGAAAATAATTCAACACTTAAGATAGATATAAATTTGATAAAAGCTAATGAAGAACAACCAAGAAAAAATTTTGATGAAGAAAAGATAATGCAGTTAGCAGAATCTATTAAAGAACATGGTATAATACAACCTTTAGTTTTAAAAAAAGAAGGGAATATTTATGCCATAATTGCTGGTGAAAGGAGATGGAGGGCTGCTAAAATCGCAGGTTTGAAAGAACTACCTTGTGTTATATTAGAACTTTCAGAAAAAGAAGTATTAGAAGTTTCTTTAATTGAAAATATTCAAAGAGAGGACTTAAATCCCATTGAAGAAGCTTTAGCCTATAGAAAACTAATAGATGAGTTTAAACTAACACAAGAAGAATTAAGTAAAAGAATAGGAAAATCAAGAACAGCAATATCAAATTGTATGAGATTATTAAATTTAGATAGTAGAGTTCAACAGTATTTAATAGAAGGTATAATAAGTGAAGGGCATGGAAGAGCATTATTAGGTATAGAAAATAAGGAAATGCAATATAAGTTAGCCCAAACTATAATTGACGAAGAATTAAGTGTAAGAGAAACAGAGTCATTAATAAAAAACCTTGGTAAAAAAAATAAATCTACAAAAAAAAATATAAATAAAAATAATCCTTATTACAATGATGTAAAGTCAAAATTGGAACATTTGTTTCATACTAAAGTTATTTTAAGAGATAATGGAAACAATAAAGGGAAAATTCAAATAGAATACTACTCAGAAGAAGATTTACAAAGAATTTTAGACGTACTAAATTTAGAGTCTATTTCATAA
- a CDS encoding DUF4446 family protein: MTEAISIFKQFQPYITIILIVAIIALLIGMSIMAKSINRLEAKYRKLTRGVNNKNLEEVVVEYLDNIDSVKADTEEIKKQQEELSENLRGCIQKVSVMRYKAFDDIGSDLSFSIALLNDDNDGVILTGIYGREDSTVYAKPVDKGISRYDLSEEEKQVLRESSNQ; encoded by the coding sequence ATGACAGAAGCGATTTCAATTTTTAAGCAATTTCAGCCGTATATAACTATAATATTAATAGTTGCTATAATAGCATTATTAATAGGCATGAGTATAATGGCAAAATCTATAAATAGATTAGAAGCAAAATATAGAAAGTTAACAAGAGGAGTTAATAATAAAAATTTAGAGGAAGTAGTAGTAGAATATTTAGATAATATAGATTCTGTAAAAGCAGACACAGAAGAAATAAAAAAACAGCAAGAGGAATTAAGTGAAAATTTAAGAGGTTGTATTCAAAAGGTATCTGTAATGAGATACAAAGCTTTTGATGATATAGGAAGTGATTTAAGTTTTTCAATAGCTTTACTAAATGATGATAATGATGGAGTAATACTTACAGGAATTTACGGTAGGGAAGACAGTACAGTTTATGCAAAACCAGTAGATAAAGGTATTTCAAGATATGACTTATCAGAAGAAGAGAAACAAGTTTTAAGAGAATCTAGTAATCAATAA
- the yyaC gene encoding spore protease YyaC, giving the protein MEDKIILDSMEIGCPYKIRDILCEKLEDTLKTKRPIIFLCIGTDRSTGDSLGPLIGNKIKSIVKNNFILYGTLEYPVHAKNLTKILKEINQKYTNPYIIAIDACLGSIQNIGSIIIEDKPLSPGAAMNKNLPKVGNISITGIVNISGSLEFMVLQNTRLYTVMHLADVISRGIYHTILKTIGTKNLSNFDIALNKINKKISAKS; this is encoded by the coding sequence ATGGAAGATAAGATTATTTTAGACTCAATGGAAATAGGATGTCCATATAAAATAAGGGATATTTTATGTGAAAAACTTGAAGATACACTAAAAACAAAACGCCCTATTATTTTTTTATGCATAGGCACTGATAGATCAACTGGAGATAGTCTTGGTCCTCTTATTGGTAACAAAATCAAATCAATAGTAAAAAATAATTTTATACTCTACGGAACTTTAGAATATCCTGTACATGCTAAAAATCTTACTAAGATACTTAAAGAAATCAATCAGAAATATACAAATCCCTATATTATTGCTATAGATGCATGTCTTGGAAGCATACAAAATATAGGAAGTATAATAATTGAAGATAAACCCCTTTCCCCTGGAGCTGCTATGAATAAAAATCTACCTAAAGTAGGTAATATAAGTATAACTGGTATCGTCAATATATCTGGTTCTCTAGAATTCATGGTTTTACAAAATACTAGGCTATACACTGTTATGCACCTTGCAGATGTTATTTCTAGAGGTATCTATCATACTATATTAAAAACCATTGGTACTAAAAACCTCTCCAATTTTGACATTGCCTTAAATAAAATAAACAAAAAAATTAGTGCAAAATCATAA